One Helianthus annuus cultivar XRQ/B chromosome 12, HanXRQr2.0-SUNRISE, whole genome shotgun sequence genomic region harbors:
- the LOC110894160 gene encoding pectinesterase: MDKQLFAGVANSSKNKKIFIVFASILLVAAEIRIVDGVNSKTTNTQSNNIRASAAHTIVKSSCSITLHPDLCYSTLSSVPNMTEKVTSLNDVIELAIEKTKERVQKNHLVIKTLEARTNLTTREKFALHDCQEMLDDTLEELDEVIGFLKTYPTEKRNRRHVDDMITYMSTTITNQDTCLDGFSHGKHERQLRESLIDVEINAQKMCSNVLALIKHLTNTDTVDQVKTNTRKLMNKDDEKWPEWLSAGDRRLLQSETVTPDVVVAADGSGDFTTISAAVEAATNRSSRRFVIGIAAGVYSEYVNVDNNKWNLMFVGSGLNSTIITGNRNVAIDNYTTFNSATVIAVGRGFLARDITFENTAGPEGHQAVAIRVGSDLSAFYRCNMLAFQDTLYVHSNRQFYVNCYIAGTVDFIFGNAEVILQDCDIYARRPGPDQRRNWVTAQSRTDPNQNTGIVIQKSRIGATSDLQPVQASIETYLGRPWRNFSRTVVMQSQISDVIHPAGWFRWSGAEVERDTTVYYGEYENAGDGADTSNRVTWPGFRVITDATEAQGFTVENFLDGADWLGNTGFPFSLGL; this comes from the exons ATGGATAAACAACTCTTTGCCGGAGTCGCAAATTCCAGCAAGAACAAAAAGATCTTTATCGTATTCGCTTCAATCCTACTTGTCGCGGCAGAGATCCGCATTGTGGATGGAGTCAACTCCAAAACCACCAACACTCAATCCAACAACATAAGAGCATCCGCGGCTCACACCATCGTGAAATCATCATGTAGCATCACCCTCCACCCCGACCTATGCTACTCCACGCTTTCTAGCGTCCCCAACATGACCGAAAAGGTAACATCATTAAATGATGTCATTGAACTGGCTattgagaaaacaaaagagagaGTCCAAAAGAACCACTTAGTCATAAAAACGCTTGAGGCTAGAACCAATCTCACGACACGTGAGAAATTCGCTCTTCATGACTGCCAGGAGATGCTTGATGACACGCTGGAAGAACTCGACGAAGTCATAGGTTTCCTCAAGACATATCCTACTGAAAAACGAAATCGACGACATGTTGACGACATGATTACTTATATGAGCACCACTATAACTAACCAG GATACATGCCTTGATGGATTCTCCCACGGCAAACACGAAAGGCAGTTGCGCGAATCACTTATCGACGTTGAGATAAATGCGCAAAAGATGTGTAGCAATGTGTTGGCCTTGATCAAGCACCTGACCAACACCGACACGGTAGACCAAGTGAAGACGAACACAAGAAAATTAATGAACAAGGACGACGAAAAGTGGCCCGAGTGGTTATCTGCGGGAGACAGACGATTGTTGCAGTCAGAGACCGTGACACCCGACGTGGTTGTGGCGGCGGATGGTAGCGGTGACTTTACAACGATTTCTGCAGCCGTTGAGGCTGCTACAAATAGAAGCTCAAGGAGGTTCGTGATTGGGATAGCGGCAGGGGTGTATAGTGAATACGTGAATGTTGATAATAATAAATGGAACTTGATGTTTGTGGGTTCCGGATTAAATTCAACAATTATCACGGGAAATCGAAATGTTGCAATTGACAATTATACCACCTTCAATTCTGCTACTGTTA TTGCTGTGGGAAGAGGATTCCTAGCACGCGATATAACCTTCGAAAACACAGCAGGGCCCGAAGGCCATCAAGCCGTGGCAATACGAGTCGGGTCAGATCTCTCCGCATTCTACCGATGCAACATGTTAGCATTCCAAGACACTCTTTATGTCCACTCCAACCGTCAGTTTTACGTAAACTGTTACATAGCCGGTACAGTTGACTTCATTTTCGGCAATGCTGAAGTCATTTTACAAGACTGCGACATCTATGCCCGTCGCCCAGGCCCAGACCAAAGGAGGAATTGGGTGACAGCTCAGAGCCGAACCGACCCTAACCAAAACACAGGGATTGTGATTCAAAAATCAAGAATTGGAGCCACATCCGACTTACAACCAGTGCAAGCGAGCATTGAGACGTACCTAGGGCGACCGTGGAGGAACTTCTCTAGAACGGTTGTAATGCAATCGCAAATAAGTGATGTGATACACCCGGCTGGATGGTTTCGTTGGTCCGGGGCTGAGGTGGAGAGGGATACTACTGTTTATTATGGTGAGTATGAGAATGCAGGGGACGGGGCGGATACGTCGAATAGAGTGACGTGGCCTGGGTTCAGGGTGATTACGGATGCTACAGAAGCTCAAGGTTTTACCGTCGAAAATTTTCTTGACGGCGCTGATTGGTTAGGGAACACAGGATTCCCTTTCTCTCTTGGGTTGTGA